The following proteins are encoded in a genomic region of Pseudomonas sp. Os17:
- a CDS encoding DUF4291 domain-containing protein, which translates to MHKPPTELPQRQIRALYDADTIRVYQAYSDSIADAALAHGTFVSPPFKMERMTWIKPSFLWMMYRAGWGYKDAGQTRILAIDISREGFEWALANGCLSHADESMSKEEWLKLKDQSPVRIQWDPERDLYLRPQEHRAIQIGLSKEAVQLYVNQWIKRITDVTPLAHEIHRLIEGGDLEKAYSLLPQERKYPIMVERL; encoded by the coding sequence ATGCATAAACCCCCGACAGAACTCCCCCAGCGCCAGATCCGCGCGCTCTACGACGCCGACACCATCCGCGTCTACCAGGCCTACTCCGACAGCATCGCCGACGCCGCCCTGGCCCACGGCACCTTCGTCTCCCCACCCTTCAAGATGGAGCGCATGACCTGGATAAAGCCGTCTTTCCTGTGGATGATGTACCGCGCCGGCTGGGGCTACAAAGACGCCGGACAGACCCGCATCCTGGCCATCGACATCAGCCGCGAAGGCTTTGAATGGGCCCTGGCCAACGGCTGCCTGAGCCATGCCGACGAGTCCATGAGCAAGGAAGAGTGGTTGAAGTTGAAAGACCAGTCACCGGTACGGATCCAGTGGGACCCGGAGCGCGACCTGTACCTGCGGCCCCAGGAACACCGCGCGATCCAGATCGGCCTGAGCAAGGAGGCCGTGCAGCTGTACGTGAACCAGTGGATCAAGCGCATCACCGATGTCACGCCCCTGGCTCACGAGATTCATCGACTGATTGAGGGTGGGGATCTGGAAAAGGCGTACAGCCTGCTTCCTCAGGAGCGGAAGTACCCCATCATGGTCGAGCGGCTCTGA
- a CDS encoding YdgA family protein, whose protein sequence is MNKSAGVLLGIVVAVGAISAGGAWYTGTKLEGVLQQQVIESNKELQTALIGYDATATLELVSLERGVFSSNARYRLKGQGEVFGGDLELMIADHIEHGPLPFSRLIRLKWLPVMASSHFQLENNAQTDKLFAATKGAAPFKGVVNVGYDLSAEGTVDFAPMELARDELNNLKFSGLNATFSVSENRQKAKVDGYMDSLSLFLSSPDKAPLKLEINGLTLASNLQKSSFDYYLGQNTLELTSTKATFGDKQSVLTLKNFEQKTSSEETGSTLAGRADYRVGEIAFDGKTVGSAEMLWSMKNLDSQGMLDLLQIYQTVLQPYQQAATAATAEGEPAPELQMSEAQEVKVRAAVNKVLEAKPQIALESLAFKTAGGESRFSLSLDLAKPQSLELPPAELGKQLVSQLDAKLSLSKPMVADVAALQAQAEGLTDAKQIAEQSAATAEMLSAMALATQLAKLEGNNVVSALHYANNEVNFNGQKMSVEQFVGFVMSKMGGAGALQ, encoded by the coding sequence ATGAATAAATCAGCAGGCGTACTGTTAGGAATCGTCGTCGCAGTAGGTGCCATCAGTGCCGGCGGCGCCTGGTACACCGGCACCAAGCTGGAAGGGGTCCTGCAGCAGCAGGTGATCGAGAGCAACAAGGAGCTGCAGACGGCGCTGATCGGCTACGACGCCACCGCTACCCTGGAACTGGTGTCCCTGGAGCGTGGCGTATTCAGCAGCAACGCCCGCTACCGCCTCAAGGGCCAGGGTGAAGTGTTCGGTGGCGATCTGGAACTGATGATCGCCGACCACATCGAACACGGCCCGCTGCCGTTCTCGCGCCTGATCCGTCTCAAGTGGCTGCCCGTTATGGCGTCCAGTCATTTCCAACTGGAAAATAATGCCCAGACCGACAAGTTGTTTGCCGCCACCAAGGGTGCTGCACCGTTCAAGGGCGTGGTCAATGTTGGCTATGACCTGTCCGCCGAGGGCACTGTGGATTTCGCTCCGATGGAGCTGGCCCGGGATGAGCTGAACAACCTCAAGTTCTCCGGCCTGAACGCCACCTTCAGCGTCAGCGAAAACCGCCAGAAAGCCAAGGTCGACGGCTACATGGACAGCCTGAGCCTGTTCCTCAGCTCGCCGGATAAAGCACCGCTCAAACTGGAAATCAACGGCCTGACCCTGGCCAGCAACTTGCAAAAGAGCAGCTTCGACTACTACCTGGGCCAGAACACCCTGGAGCTCACCAGCACCAAGGCCACCTTCGGTGACAAGCAGTCGGTGCTGACCCTGAAGAACTTCGAACAGAAGACCTCCAGCGAAGAAACCGGCAGCACGTTAGCGGGCCGCGCGGATTACCGAGTGGGCGAAATCGCCTTCGACGGCAAGACCGTGGGTTCGGCCGAGATGCTCTGGAGCATGAAGAACCTCGACAGCCAGGGCATGCTCGATCTGCTCCAGATCTACCAGACCGTGCTGCAGCCGTATCAGCAGGCTGCCACCGCGGCCACTGCCGAGGGCGAGCCGGCGCCGGAACTGCAAATGAGCGAAGCTCAAGAGGTCAAGGTACGTGCCGCGGTGAACAAGGTCCTGGAAGCCAAGCCGCAGATCGCCCTGGAAAGCCTGGCATTCAAGACCGCCGGTGGTGAAAGCCGTTTCAGCCTGAGCCTGGATCTGGCCAAGCCGCAGAGCCTGGAGCTGCCGCCGGCCGAGCTGGGCAAGCAACTGGTCAGCCAACTGGACGCCAAGCTGTCGCTGTCCAAGCCGATGGTGGCGGACGTGGCGGCCTTGCAGGCCCAGGCTGAAGGCCTGACCGATGCCAAGCAGATTGCCGAGCAGAGCGCGGCCACCGCGGAAATGCTCAGCGCCATGGCCCTGGCCACTCAACTGGCCAAGCTGGAAGGCAATAACGTGGTATCAGCGCTGCACTACGCCAACAACGAGGTGAATTTCAACGGCCAGAAGATGAGCGTTGAACAGTTCGTGGGCTTTGTCATGAGCAAGATGGGCGGTGCTGGCGCCCTGCAATAA
- a CDS encoding BrnA antitoxin family protein, with amino-acid sequence MSNGSKTDGSKTDWERLAKTDDQGIDTSDIPELDDDFFRRAEVHLPGKKAVTIRLDADVLEWFKGQGAGYQTRINQLLRQYMQAHRD; translated from the coding sequence ATGTCCAACGGATCGAAAACTGACGGATCGAAAACGGATTGGGAGCGCCTGGCGAAAACCGATGACCAGGGCATCGATACTTCTGATATCCCCGAGCTGGATGACGATTTCTTTCGCCGCGCCGAGGTGCACCTGCCGGGCAAGAAGGCCGTGACCATTCGCCTGGACGCCGATGTGCTGGAGTGGTTCAAGGGCCAGGGCGCGGGTTACCAGACGCGGATCAACCAATTGCTGCGTCAGTACATGCAGGCCCATCGGGATTGA
- a CDS encoding BrnT family toxin produces the protein MYVAWDEVKNHANLLKHGIDFNDAVLMFQRPVLSLRDERLDYGEERWVSLGWIRTLVGVVVHTERRGQAVRIISARKATKREAKYYVQRIEN, from the coding sequence ATGTACGTTGCATGGGACGAGGTCAAGAACCACGCCAACCTGCTCAAGCACGGCATCGATTTCAACGATGCGGTGCTGATGTTCCAGCGTCCGGTGCTGTCCTTGCGCGATGAGCGCCTGGACTACGGCGAGGAGCGCTGGGTCAGCCTCGGTTGGATCAGGACCCTGGTGGGCGTGGTGGTTCATACCGAGCGGCGGGGTCAAGCGGTGCGCATCATCTCGGCGCGCAAAGCCACTAAGCGGGAGGCTAAATATTATGTCCAACGGATCGAAAACTGA
- the pgaD gene encoding poly-beta-1,6-N-acetyl-D-glucosamine biosynthesis protein PgaD, producing MKIIRTRQRPFMVVVDVVLTVLAWVGLLYLLIRGLIPLLDTHEGPRFESGMLGALTTLQFYAWVAVLNALLLISWARYRQRRNRNYPPRLPAPVVDDKRLSDSFKLSDETFAQMRQPGIMTVHNDEEGGITHVTTQFYRIRPEDQQHPPLVVEPPPRVIHLHSEEREK from the coding sequence ATGAAAATCATTCGAACCCGCCAGCGACCGTTCATGGTGGTCGTCGACGTTGTCCTCACCGTACTGGCCTGGGTCGGCCTGCTGTACCTGCTGATCCGCGGGCTCATCCCCCTGCTGGACACCCATGAGGGGCCGCGTTTCGAATCCGGCATGCTCGGCGCCCTGACCACCTTGCAGTTCTACGCCTGGGTGGCGGTGCTCAATGCCCTGCTGCTGATTTCCTGGGCCCGTTACCGCCAGCGTCGCAACCGCAACTACCCGCCACGGCTGCCGGCACCGGTGGTGGACGACAAGCGCTTGAGTGACAGCTTCAAGCTCAGCGACGAAACCTTCGCCCAGATGCGCCAGCCCGGGATCATGACCGTGCACAACGATGAAGAGGGGGGCATCACCCATGTCACCACGCAGTTCTACCGTATCCGCCCCGAGGATCAGCAGCACCCTCCACTGGTGGTGGAACCGCCGCCGCGGGTGATTCATCTGCATTCGGAGGAGAGGGAGAAGTAG
- a CDS encoding efflux transporter outer membrane subunit yields MKPGACLALAGLGLLLSACQMVGPDYRLPKDAALQRQDLQGELSAKDANVVSAPVPADWWRLYQDPRLDQLVQQALASNTDLRVAAANLARARAQVDEAQAAGGWSGGVKAGVERLQESGEAFLLPEKVPVANVGNLSISTSYQFDLFGTLQRGIEAAQANADATQAAADTARITLVADVVRAYTQVCAANEEREIAEHSLSLQAHSTELTQRLRDAGRGDETQVTRSQTQFKSLRAELPRYEAARQSGLFRLSMLLARPVDQLPAGTGTCAELPHIAQLLPVGDGAALLKRRPDVRQAERQLAAATARIGVATGALYPDISIGATVGTVGILDNLGKPSTNRWGFGPLISWTVPANGARERIHEAEAASQGALAHFDGVVLNAIRETQTGLAQYSAQLQRREALADAEQSAQQAADQTHRFFQAGRVSFLADLQATRTYTDMRAQLAAANTQVAMSQIDLFLALGGGWESGRTQASPPIKP; encoded by the coding sequence ATGAAGCCGGGCGCATGTTTGGCCCTGGCCGGGCTCGGCCTGCTGCTCTCGGCCTGCCAGATGGTCGGGCCGGACTACCGGCTGCCCAAGGACGCGGCGCTGCAGCGCCAGGACTTGCAGGGCGAGTTGAGCGCCAAGGACGCCAACGTGGTGTCGGCACCGGTGCCCGCCGACTGGTGGCGGCTGTACCAGGACCCGCGCCTGGACCAGCTGGTACAGCAGGCCCTGGCGTCCAATACCGACTTGCGGGTAGCCGCGGCCAACCTGGCCCGCGCCCGGGCCCAGGTAGATGAAGCCCAGGCCGCCGGCGGCTGGAGCGGTGGGGTCAAGGCCGGGGTCGAGCGCCTGCAGGAATCCGGCGAGGCCTTCCTGCTGCCGGAAAAAGTGCCGGTGGCCAACGTCGGCAACCTGTCCATCAGCACCTCTTACCAATTCGACCTGTTCGGCACCCTGCAGCGCGGCATCGAGGCGGCCCAGGCCAATGCCGACGCGACCCAGGCCGCGGCCGATACCGCGCGCATCACCCTGGTGGCGGATGTGGTGCGGGCCTACACCCAGGTCTGCGCGGCTAACGAAGAGCGGGAAATCGCCGAGCACTCCCTGAGCCTGCAAGCCCATAGCACCGAACTGACCCAGCGCCTGCGCGATGCCGGGCGCGGCGACGAAACCCAGGTCACCCGCTCCCAGACCCAGTTCAAATCCCTGCGCGCCGAGCTGCCGCGCTATGAAGCCGCGCGCCAGTCGGGGCTGTTTCGCCTGTCGATGCTGCTGGCCAGGCCGGTGGATCAATTGCCTGCTGGCACCGGTACGTGCGCCGAGTTACCGCACATCGCCCAACTGTTGCCGGTGGGTGACGGCGCGGCGCTGCTCAAGCGCCGTCCCGACGTACGCCAGGCCGAGCGCCAGCTGGCCGCCGCCACCGCGCGCATCGGCGTGGCCACCGGGGCCCTGTACCCGGACATCAGCATTGGCGCGACGGTCGGCACCGTGGGCATCCTCGACAACCTCGGCAAGCCGTCCACCAACCGCTGGGGCTTCGGCCCGCTGATCAGCTGGACAGTGCCGGCCAACGGCGCCCGCGAGCGCATTCATGAGGCCGAGGCCGCGAGCCAGGGCGCCCTGGCGCATTTCGACGGCGTGGTGCTCAACGCCATTCGTGAAACCCAGACCGGCCTGGCCCAGTACAGCGCGCAACTGCAACGCCGCGAGGCCCTGGCAGATGCCGAGCAGTCGGCGCAACAGGCGGCGGACCAGACCCACCGCTTCTTCCAGGCCGGACGCGTGTCCTTCCTCGCCGACCTGCAAGCCACCCGCACCTACACCGATATGCGCGCGCAACTGGCGGCGGCCAATACCCAGGTGGCAATGAGCCAGATCGATCTGTTCCTGGCCCTGGGTGGCGGCTGGGAAAGCGGACGAACGCAAGCTTCGCCACCGATCAAACCCTGA
- the pgaC gene encoding poly-beta-1,6-N-acetyl-D-glucosamine synthase: MMDRIFALVVLALVLGVPLGLIFLVTGEFLMDFVFYYPLFMSALWIAGGLYFWLHWERHWPWSDDTLPPPLAGEPLISILIPCYNEGDNVADTLHAALAQHYPNIEVIAINDGSKDNTAEVLDAIAAQDPRLRVLHLAQNQGKAVALRMGAVAARSEYLVCIDGDALLAPNTAAYLVAPMLDNPRLGAVTGNPRIRTRSTLVGRVQVGEFSSIIGLIKRTQRVFGKVFTVSGVIVAFRRTALHRVGYWSPDMVTEDIDISWKLQLDHWYVFYEPRALCWILMPETLRGLWKQRLRWAQGGAEVLFKNIRGIWEWRHRYLWTLLFDYCLSTGWAFTFLLSMIFWVLGKFIVMPEAIAVHSILPPAFTGLVLAMVCLAQFAVSILIDRRYEKDLWKTMFWVVWYPLVFWFISLLTTLVSFPKVLFGEHQKRARWVSPDRGIKPIDDEEEAR; encoded by the coding sequence ATGATGGATCGTATATTCGCCCTGGTGGTGCTGGCGCTGGTCCTCGGAGTGCCCCTGGGGCTGATCTTCCTGGTGACTGGCGAATTCCTCATGGACTTCGTCTTCTACTACCCGCTGTTCATGTCGGCGCTGTGGATCGCCGGCGGCCTGTATTTCTGGCTGCACTGGGAGCGCCACTGGCCCTGGTCCGATGACACCTTGCCGCCGCCGCTGGCCGGGGAGCCGCTGATCAGCATCCTCATCCCCTGCTACAACGAAGGGGACAACGTCGCCGACACCCTTCACGCGGCGCTGGCGCAGCACTACCCGAACATCGAAGTGATCGCCATCAACGATGGCTCCAAGGACAACACCGCCGAGGTCCTCGACGCGATCGCAGCCCAGGACCCGCGCCTGCGGGTGCTGCACCTGGCGCAGAACCAGGGCAAGGCCGTGGCCCTGCGCATGGGGGCGGTGGCGGCACGCAGTGAGTACCTGGTGTGCATCGATGGCGACGCCTTGCTGGCGCCCAATACCGCCGCTTACCTGGTGGCGCCAATGCTGGACAACCCGCGCCTGGGCGCGGTCACCGGCAACCCGCGGATCCGCACCCGCTCGACCCTGGTGGGCCGGGTTCAGGTGGGTGAATTCTCCTCGATCATCGGCCTGATCAAGCGCACCCAGCGGGTGTTCGGCAAAGTCTTCACCGTCTCCGGGGTGATCGTCGCCTTCCGTCGCACGGCCTTGCACCGGGTGGGCTACTGGAGCCCGGACATGGTCACCGAAGACATCGACATCAGCTGGAAGCTGCAACTGGACCACTGGTACGTGTTCTACGAGCCCCGGGCGTTGTGCTGGATCCTCATGCCGGAGACCTTGCGCGGCTTGTGGAAGCAGCGGCTGCGCTGGGCCCAGGGTGGCGCCGAGGTGCTGTTCAAGAACATCCGTGGCATCTGGGAGTGGCGCCACCGCTACCTGTGGACCCTGCTGTTCGACTACTGCCTGTCCACCGGCTGGGCCTTCACGTTCCTGCTGTCGATGATTTTCTGGGTGCTGGGCAAGTTCATCGTCATGCCCGAGGCCATCGCGGTGCACTCTATTTTGCCGCCGGCCTTCACCGGCCTGGTGCTGGCGATGGTGTGCCTGGCCCAGTTCGCGGTGAGCATCCTGATCGACCGGCGTTATGAGAAGGACCTGTGGAAGACCATGTTCTGGGTGGTCTGGTATCCGTTGGTGTTCTGGTTCATCAGCCTGCTCACCACCCTGGTGAGCTTTCCCAAGGTGCTGTTTGGCGAGCATCAGAAACGGGCGCGCTGGGTCAGCCCGGACCGGGGTATCAAACCCATCGATGACGAAGAGGAGGCGCGCTGA
- the pgaB gene encoding poly-beta-1,6-N-acetyl-D-glucosamine N-deacetylase PgaB — translation MRLINRCILLLGVLVLSACSQPAAEFVAPAQRPLPHSEAPWPKNHVLGIAYHDIEDRDPDQRVVAVRTERMIEQLAWLRENGYRPVTVDQILAARKGGPELPAKAILLTFDDGYSSFYTRVLPVLRSYRWPAVLAPVGVWIDTPANQPVDFAGELRPRSQFLTWAQVREISRSGLVEIAAHTDHSHLGILANPQGNLQPAAATRRYDAATGRYESEADFQARMRHDVTSISDKILAVAGYRPRIWVWPYGTADGSTLQVVDSQGFKMALTLDDGLDTLDNLMSSPRFLVVSDPDGMHFSNSIVGTEASAPMRVAHVDLDNVYDPDPKQQEINLGRLVQRMADLGVNTVFLQAFADPKGDGLVQSLYFPNRHLPMRADLFDRVAWQLRTRAHVKVYAWMPVLSFALDAHLPRVTRWDPASGQTGVDPKQYQRLSPFDPSVRRLIGDLYEDLARLTSVDGILFHDDAVLSDFEDASPAALRAYAAQGLPDSIAGLRDDPATLQRWTRFKSRYLIDFTHELTAKVRAIRGPQVQTARNLFAEPIVNPQSEAWFAQNLDDFLVNYDWTAPMAMPLMEGQSLKQSGPWLEALVDQVRARPGALQRTVFELQARDWRQKPASELSAQQMADWMGRLKRRGATHFGYYPDNFLENSPDLKTLRPALSNKWSP, via the coding sequence ATGCGCCTGATCAACCGTTGCATCCTCCTGCTGGGAGTCCTGGTTCTCAGCGCCTGTTCCCAGCCCGCGGCGGAGTTTGTCGCCCCGGCGCAGCGCCCCTTGCCTCACAGCGAGGCGCCGTGGCCGAAAAACCACGTGCTGGGCATTGCCTACCACGACATCGAGGATCGCGACCCGGACCAGCGGGTGGTGGCGGTGCGCACCGAGCGGATGATCGAGCAACTGGCCTGGCTGCGGGAGAACGGCTACCGGCCGGTGACCGTGGACCAGATCCTGGCGGCGCGCAAAGGGGGGCCGGAACTGCCGGCCAAGGCCATCCTGCTGACCTTCGACGACGGTTATTCGAGCTTCTACACCCGCGTGCTGCCGGTGCTGCGCAGCTATCGCTGGCCCGCGGTGCTGGCGCCGGTGGGCGTGTGGATCGACACCCCGGCCAATCAGCCGGTGGATTTCGCCGGCGAGCTGCGGCCCCGTTCGCAGTTCCTGACCTGGGCCCAGGTGCGCGAGATCTCGCGCTCCGGGCTGGTGGAAATTGCCGCCCATACCGACCACAGCCACCTGGGCATTCTCGCCAACCCCCAGGGCAACCTGCAGCCGGCGGCGGCCACCCGACGCTATGACGCCGCCACCGGTCGCTATGAAAGCGAGGCGGATTTCCAGGCGCGGATGCGCCACGACGTGACCAGCATCTCGGACAAGATCCTGGCGGTGGCCGGCTATCGCCCGCGGATCTGGGTCTGGCCTTATGGCACGGCCGACGGCTCCACCCTGCAAGTGGTCGACAGCCAGGGCTTCAAGATGGCCCTGACCCTGGACGACGGCCTGGATACCCTCGACAACCTGATGAGCAGCCCGCGCTTCCTGGTGGTTTCCGACCCGGACGGCATGCACTTCTCCAACAGCATCGTCGGCACCGAGGCCAGCGCCCCGATGCGGGTTGCGCACGTGGACCTGGACAATGTCTACGACCCGGATCCCAAGCAGCAGGAAATCAACCTCGGCAGGCTGGTGCAGCGCATGGCCGACCTGGGGGTCAATACCGTGTTCCTCCAGGCGTTTGCCGATCCCAAGGGGGATGGCCTGGTGCAGTCGCTGTACTTCCCCAACCGCCACCTGCCGATGCGCGCCGACCTGTTCGACCGGGTCGCCTGGCAACTGCGCACCCGGGCCCACGTCAAGGTCTACGCCTGGATGCCGGTGCTCAGCTTTGCCCTGGATGCCCACCTGCCCCGCGTCACGCGCTGGGACCCGGCCAGCGGCCAGACCGGCGTCGATCCCAAGCAGTACCAGCGGCTGTCGCCCTTCGACCCGAGCGTGCGGCGCCTGATTGGCGACCTGTATGAAGACCTGGCGCGGCTGACCTCGGTCGACGGCATCCTGTTCCACGACGACGCCGTGCTTTCGGACTTCGAAGACGCCAGCCCCGCGGCCTTGCGCGCCTATGCCGCCCAGGGGCTGCCGGATTCCATCGCCGGCCTGCGCGACGATCCGGCGACCCTGCAGCGCTGGACCCGTTTCAAGAGCCGCTACCTGATCGACTTCACCCATGAGCTGACGGCCAAGGTCCGGGCGATCCGCGGGCCCCAGGTGCAGACCGCGCGCAACCTGTTTGCCGAACCGATCGTCAATCCGCAGAGCGAAGCCTGGTTCGCCCAGAACCTCGACGACTTCCTGGTCAACTACGACTGGACCGCGCCCATGGCCATGCCCCTGATGGAAGGACAGAGCCTGAAACAGTCCGGGCCCTGGCTGGAGGCCCTGGTGGATCAGGTGCGGGCCCGACCCGGCGCCCTGCAGCGCACGGTGTTCGAGCTCCAGGCCCGGGACTGGCGGCAGAAGCCCGCCAGCGAGCTGTCGGCCCAGCAGATGGCGGACTGGATGGGCCGGCTCAAGCGCCGAGGGGCGACCCACTTCGGTTACTACCCGGACAACTTCCTCGAGAACTCACCGGACCTGAAAACCCTGCGGCCCGCGCTCTCCAACAAATGGAGCCCCTGA
- the pgaA gene encoding poly-beta-1,6 N-acetyl-D-glucosamine export porin PgaA: MPRIAHPARRCGLRPLFGLALCSQLLWSGGAWADAAYDQLIIQARAGSYAPALDHLRQVPDSALNNGLVSDHLQIASWAGLDAEVVKVYETQGRNRVLPLQALTATARAYRNLKQFDNATRLYRQALEREPQNADLQLGLALTQADANQPAEAVARTRALVAAKPDDPSRRLALGYALTRANQPYDALAEYDQAFVRAGDKPEVLREYIYALQRARLPEPALRLARQHPGLIDPVIQRRIQADLAAERVRLSELASRGEKERFVVADRALADYDALFAAWEHDPQAQEDLTRWRIDRLGALKSRARTAEVISEYEQLTAAGVAIPPYALRWVAASYLDQRQPEMAADLYRRVLSAPDGDATYRLEDTTALYYALQESEQPEEALKLANDLADSTPRRIQLTGQTVGDPNDDWVDAQLLAAQAGAAGVSGADLPGTEQRLEALAEQAPGNISVRLAQADLYRVRDWPRRSESLLKETESVAPRDVSLEVSQGHTALELQEWRQLDALTDDVLERFPESRQVQRLAREREVHDMAELRVSTYGGKSYGGGSSGAGAVAGSRDFGIESRLYTPPIAEDWRLFGGIGYAMGDFPEGIGHHRWQVLGVERRTRDMTLEAEVSNHSYGYGDKTGARVSLARDIDDHWQYGGSLDYLSANTPLRALNSDISANGGSAFLRWRANESREWKLSLSPSHFSDGNNRFEALLTGREGVYRSPKVQVDLGLEVGASHNTLQDTPYYNPEADLSVLPTVTVNHVLYHRYQTAWSQQFQAGAGTYSERGYATGAVGLLSYGQRYSWNDVFDIAGVLSVINRPYDGDRETDLRLAVDLTYRF, from the coding sequence ATGCCACGTATTGCTCATCCCGCTCGCCGTTGTGGTCTGCGCCCGCTTTTTGGCCTGGCGCTGTGCAGCCAGCTGCTCTGGTCCGGGGGAGCCTGGGCCGATGCCGCCTATGACCAGTTGATCATCCAGGCCCGGGCCGGCAGTTATGCACCGGCACTCGACCATCTGCGGCAGGTGCCGGACAGTGCCTTGAACAACGGGCTGGTCAGTGATCACTTGCAGATCGCCAGCTGGGCCGGGCTCGACGCCGAGGTGGTGAAGGTCTATGAAACCCAGGGACGCAACCGCGTGCTGCCGCTGCAGGCGCTGACGGCCACGGCCCGGGCCTATCGCAACCTCAAGCAGTTTGACAACGCCACCCGGCTTTATCGCCAGGCCCTGGAGCGCGAGCCGCAGAATGCCGACCTGCAACTGGGCCTGGCCCTGACCCAGGCCGACGCCAACCAGCCGGCGGAGGCGGTGGCCCGGACCCGGGCTCTGGTGGCGGCCAAGCCCGATGATCCGTCGCGGCGCCTGGCGCTGGGCTATGCACTGACCCGGGCCAATCAGCCCTACGACGCCCTGGCCGAGTACGACCAGGCCTTTGTTCGCGCCGGCGACAAGCCCGAGGTCCTGCGTGAATACATCTACGCCCTGCAACGGGCGCGCTTGCCGGAGCCGGCCCTGCGCCTGGCCCGGCAGCATCCGGGGCTGATCGATCCGGTCATTCAGCGGCGGATCCAGGCCGATCTGGCGGCCGAGCGGGTGCGCCTGTCGGAGCTGGCCAGCCGTGGCGAGAAGGAACGTTTTGTGGTGGCCGACCGCGCCCTGGCCGACTATGACGCCCTGTTCGCGGCCTGGGAGCATGACCCTCAGGCTCAGGAAGACCTGACCCGCTGGCGCATCGACCGGTTGGGGGCGCTCAAGTCCCGGGCGCGTACCGCAGAGGTGATCAGCGAATATGAGCAGCTCACCGCTGCCGGTGTGGCCATTCCCCCGTATGCCCTGCGCTGGGTGGCGGCTTCCTACCTCGACCAGCGCCAGCCGGAAATGGCCGCGGATCTGTATCGGCGCGTACTGTCGGCCCCGGATGGCGATGCCACGTACCGTCTGGAAGACACCACCGCCCTGTATTACGCGCTACAGGAGAGCGAACAGCCGGAAGAGGCGCTGAAGCTCGCCAATGACCTGGCCGACAGCACGCCACGGCGGATTCAACTCACCGGACAAACCGTCGGCGACCCCAATGACGATTGGGTCGATGCGCAACTGCTGGCGGCCCAGGCCGGTGCTGCCGGTGTGTCGGGGGCGGACCTGCCGGGCACCGAACAACGGCTGGAGGCCCTGGCTGAGCAGGCCCCGGGCAATATCAGTGTGCGTCTGGCCCAGGCCGACCTGTACCGGGTGCGGGACTGGCCGCGGCGCTCGGAAAGCCTGCTCAAGGAAACCGAAAGCGTGGCCCCCCGCGATGTCAGCCTGGAAGTGTCCCAGGGGCACACCGCCCTGGAACTGCAGGAATGGCGGCAACTGGATGCCTTGACCGACGATGTGCTCGAGCGCTTCCCGGAAAGTCGCCAGGTGCAGCGCCTGGCCCGCGAGCGCGAAGTGCATGACATGGCCGAGTTGCGCGTCTCGACCTACGGCGGCAAGAGCTACGGCGGCGGCAGCAGCGGTGCCGGCGCAGTGGCCGGGAGCCGGGATTTCGGCATCGAAAGCCGGCTTTATACGCCGCCGATTGCCGAGGACTGGCGCCTGTTCGGCGGGATCGGCTACGCCATGGGCGATTTTCCCGAAGGCATCGGCCATCACCGCTGGCAGGTCCTGGGGGTGGAGCGGCGAACCCGTGACATGACCCTGGAAGCCGAAGTCTCCAACCACTCCTACGGCTATGGCGACAAGACCGGTGCCCGGGTGTCCCTGGCCCGAGACATCGACGATCACTGGCAATACGGCGGCAGCCTCGACTACCTCTCGGCCAACACCCCGCTGCGGGCGTTGAACAGTGACATCAGCGCCAATGGCGGCAGCGCTTTCCTGCGCTGGCGGGCCAATGAAAGCCGGGAATGGAAACTGTCCCTCAGTCCGTCGCATTTCAGCGACGGCAACAACCGTTTCGAAGCACTGCTCACCGGCCGTGAAGGGGTCTACCGCTCACCCAAGGTGCAGGTCGACCTCGGCCTGGAAGTGGGCGCCAGCCACAACACCCTGCAAGACACGCCCTACTACAACCCCGAGGCGGATCTCAGCGTGCTGCCCACGGTCACCGTCAACCACGTGCTCTATCACCGCTATCAAACCGCCTGGAGCCAGCAGTTCCAGGCTGGCGCCGGGACTTACAGCGAACGCGGCTATGCCACCGGCGCGGTGGGGCTGCTCAGCTACGGCCAGCGCTACAGCTGGAATGACGTGTTCGATATCGCTGGGGTCTTGAGCGTGATCAACCGGCCCTACGACGGCGATCGGGAAACCGATCTGCGTCTGGCGGTCGACCTTACCTATCGTTTCTAG